The Dermacentor albipictus isolate Rhodes 1998 colony chromosome 2, USDA_Dalb.pri_finalv2, whole genome shotgun sequence genome has a segment encoding these proteins:
- the LOC139055365 gene encoding uncharacterized protein yields MSHVWAITFKDADAVKKISSIGELRVKNRRCLVIDPANQDVRLKLHWLLHNVPDEDVRVAFAPYGKVTEVGRERWRVQGMTEKGSTTRLVTLKLKAGVKLDGLPHQLSVGGELALVVVPGRPPLCLRCRGTGHIRKECRVPRCGICRRFGHEDDQCTRTYASITGPGTSEDSSEMLMDEADAEEAARVGAQPQRQTRPSFTTLVKQKAGPSGATDGSVQARHKPEQDDDDKAKEAAKAADAKESSVETPGIDTMETNQEAASTIAGKSPHEESGDVKLQPGGSGDEPPPKAGGVRRSSLKPRPNIPADTRKAGKPPP; encoded by the coding sequence ATGAGCCATGTCTGGGCTATCACTTTCAAGGACGCGGACGCGGTGAAGAAGATCTCGAGCATCGGGGAGCTGCGTGTAAAAAACCGGCGCTGCCTGGTGATTGACCCGGCGAACCAGGACGTTCGACTGAAGCTCCACTGGCTTCTACACAATGTGCCTGATGAGGACGTGCGTGTCGCCTTTGCGCCCTATGGGAAAGTTACCGAAGTAGGCCGGGAGCGCTGGCGTGTGCAAGGTATGACAGAGAAGGGATCAACCACCCGGCTTGTCACCCTCAAGTTGAAAGCGGGCGTGAAGTTGGATGGCTTGCCACACCAGCTGAGCGTTGGCGGTGAGTTAGCGCTTGTCGTGGTACCAGGCAGACCCCCGCTGTGCCTTCGGTGTCGCGGTACGGGCCACATCCGCAAGGAATGCCGAGTCCCGCGTTGCGGAATCTGCCGACGCTTCGGGCACGAAGACGACCAGTGTACTCGCACTTACGCGAGCATTACAGGACCGGGAACCAGCGAGGACTCGTCCGAGATGCTGATGGACGAGGCGGATGCTGAGGAAGCAGCCCGTGTGGGTGCACAACCACAGCGCCAGACTCGACCATCATTCACGACTCTGGTGAAGCAGAAGGCGGGGCCCTCCGGCGCCACAGATGGTAGTGTACAGGCGCGGCATAAGCCTGAACAGGACGACGATGACAAGGCAAAGGAGGCGGCGAAAGCCGCGGACGCTAAAGAAAGCAGCGTGGAGACCCCCGGCATTGATACCATGGAGACGAACCAGGAAGCGGCGAGCACCATTGCTGGAAAAAGTCCGCATGAAGAAAGCGGAGACGTCAAGCTGCAGCCTGGCGGtagcggcgatgagcctccgccgAAGGCAGGGGGAGTGAGACGCTCGTCTTTAAAACCGCGGCCGAACATTCCGGCCGACACGCGGAAGGCGGGGAAACCGCCTCCGTAG